Proteins encoded together in one Struthio camelus isolate bStrCam1 chromosome 19, bStrCam1.hap1, whole genome shotgun sequence window:
- the TEN1 gene encoding CST complex subunit TEN1: MLPNAGIYYFPWEISSSVPEGEALRTFGRLCCYDLARSEAILTAQHRAAQHRVCVDTSFVEPFQAQLGSLYMVLGEAEHREGEGPVVKARILTCVEGMNLSLLEQAVQEQRKYFHERQQRMGNGVS, translated from the exons ATGTTGCCAAACGCTGGCATCTATTACTTCCCGTGGGAGATCAGCAGCTCAGTCCCAGAGGGGGAGGCACTGAGGACGTTTGGCAG GTTATGCTGCTATGACCTGGCCCGCTCCGAAGCCATTCTCACTGCTCAGCACCGTGCAGCCCAGCACCGGGTGTGCGTCGACACCAGCTTTGTGGAGCCGTTCCAAGCCCAGCTGGGCTCTCTCTACATGGTGCTGGGAGAGGCCGAACACAGGGAAG GAGAGGGTCCCGTGGTAAAGGCCCGAATATTGACCTGCGTGGAAGGGATGAATCTGTCTTTGCTGGAACAAGCCGTTCAGGAGCAGAGAAAATACTTCCACGAGAGGCAGCAGCGGATGGGAAACGGCGTGTCCTGA
- the CDK3 gene encoding cyclin-dependent kinase 3, with protein MDTFQEAFQKVEKIGEGTYGVVYKARNKHTGQLVALKKIRLDSETEGVPSTAIREISLLKELKHPNIVRLLDVVHSQKKLYLVFEYLNQDLKKYMDSSQTGDFPLSLVKNYLFQLLQGVSFCHSHRVIHRDLKPQNLLINEVGAIKLADFGLARAFGVPLRTYTHEVVTLWYRAPEILLGCKYYSTAVDIWSIGCIFAEMVTRKALFPGDSEIDQLFRIFRTLGTPTEVTWPGVTQLPDYKGDFPRWARKEMKEIVPNLDRDGRDLLTQLLLYDPSRRISAKAALNHQYFFWRSPHDPEERCTLQRHCR; from the exons atGGACACCTTCCAGGAGGCCTTCCAGAAGGTGGAGAAGATCGGCGAGGGCACCTACGGCGTGGTCTACAAGGCCCGCAACAAGCACACGGGGCAGCTGGTGGCCCTCAAGAAGATCCGCTTGGACTC GGAGACCGAGGGCGTCCCCAGCACCGCCATCCGCGAGATCTCGCTGCTGAAGGAGCTCAAGCACCCCAACATAGTCAG GCTCCTGGATGTCGTGCACAGCCAGAAGAAACTGTACCTGGTGTTTGAGTACCTGAATCAGGACCTGAAGAAGTACATGGACTCATCCCAGACTGGAGACTTTCCTTTAAGCTTGGTCAAG AACTAccttttccagctgctgcagggtGTGAGCTTCTGCCATTCGCACAGAGTCATCCACAGAGACTTGAAACCGCAGAATTTGCTCATTAACGAAGTGGGAGCCATCAAACTAGCTGATTTCGGGCTGGCAAGAGCTTTTGGAGTCCCCCTGCGCACATACACTCACGAG GTGGTGACCTTGTGGTACCGAGCCCCTGAAATCTTGCTGGGATGCAAATACTATTCAACAGCTGTGGATATCTGGAGCATCGGCTGCATCTTTGCAGAAATG GTGACCAGGAAAGCCTTATTTCCAGGGGACTCTGAGATCGATCAGCTCTTCCGGATCTTTCGCACCCTGGGCACTCCCACGGAGGTGACCTGGCCTGGGGTGACCCAACTGCCTGACTACAAGGGGGACTTTCCCCGCTGGGCAAGGAAGGAGATGAAGGAAATTGTTCCCAACTTAGATCGGGATGGCCGAGACTTACTGACG CAATTGCTACTGTATGACCCCAGCAGGCGCATCTCAGCCAAGGCAGCCCTCAATCACCAGTACTTCTTCTGGAGAAGCCCCCACGACCCTGAAGAGCGGTGTACACTGCAGAGACACTGCAGATGA